One window of Dendropsophus ebraccatus isolate aDenEbr1 chromosome 13, aDenEbr1.pat, whole genome shotgun sequence genomic DNA carries:
- the TXNIP gene encoding thioredoxin-interacting protein yields the protein MVVFKKIKCFEVVFTEPDKVYCGGDKVTGKVKVEVCEVTRVTAVKLLACGVAKVLWSQHCKQEMEYLRYEDTLHMEEQPTDSDGSVILRPGNVYEYKFGFELPQGPLGTTFKGKYGSVKYWVKAFLERPSHPAQETRKKFEVVDFVDVNTPDLLSPISGKKHKKMTCLFIPDGHISMSASINRKGFCEGDDICISADFENTCSRIVVPKAAIVAKHTYLANGLTKVFTQKLCSVRGNHIISGMTDSWRGKSIRIPKIKPSILGCNILRVEYSLLVYVSVPGAKKVILDLPLVIGSSSSGLSSRTSSMASQASSEMSWVELNIPGTPEAPPCYLDIVPEDHRIESPTTPLIDEFDSVCDSPIFMYAPEFKFMPPPTYTEVDANKNTCVH from the exons ATGGTGGTCTTCAAGAAAATCAAGTGCTTTGAGGTGGTCTTCACCGAGCCTGACAAAGTCTACTGCGGAGGGGACAAGGTGACGGGCAAAGTCAAGGTGGAAGTGTGCGAGGTCACCAGGGTGACAGCCGTCAAGTTGCTGGCCTGCGGAGTGGCCAAGGTGCTGTGGTCCCAACACTGCAAGCAGGAGATGGAGTACCTGAGATATGAGGACACCCTGCACATGGAGGAGCAGCCCACTG attCTGATGGCTCTGTCATTCTGAGACCTGGCAACGTCTATGAGTACAAGTTTGGCTTTGAGCTTCCTCAGGG GCCTTTGGGTACCACTTTCAAGGGGAAGTATGGATCTGTTAAATATTGGGTCAAAGCATTCCTTGAGCGTCCATCGCATCCAGCTCAGGAAACGCGGAAGAAGTTTGAAGTGGTTGATTTTGTGGATGTAAACACTCCAGATTTATTG TCTCCCATCTCTGGCAAGAAGCACAAGAAGATGACATGTCTGTTTATTCCTGATGGACACATCTCCATGAGTGCCAGTATTAACCGCAAAGGATTTTGTGAAG GTGATGACATCTGCATCTCTGCTGACTTTGAAAATACCTGCTCTCGTATTGTGGTCCCCAAAGCTGCCATTGTGGCCAAGCACACCTATTTGGCCAATGGCCTCACCAAAGTCTTCACCCAGAAGCTGTGCAGTGTAAGAGGAAATCACATCATTTCTGGAATGACTGACTCTTGGAGAGGAAAGAGCATCCGCATACCAAAGATCAAGCCATCCATCCTTGGGTGTAACATCCTGCGAGTGGAGTACTCTTTACTG GTCTACGTCAGTGTTCCTGGAGCGAAGAAGGTCATTCTGGACCTGCCCCTTGTGATTGGCAGCAGCTCCTCTGGTCTCAGCAGTCGCACCTCAAGCATGGCCAGTCAAGCAAGCTCTGAAATGAGCTGGGTTGAATTAAACATCCCAGGAACTCCAGAAG CACCACCATGTTATTTGGACATTGTGCCTGAAGACCATAGGATAGAAAGCCCAACAACTCCTCTGATCGATGAGTTTGACAGTGTCTGTGACAGTCCCATTTTCATGTACGCTCCAGAGTTCAAGTTCATGCCACCTCCAACCTACACAGAG GTTGATGCCAATAAGAATACCTGTGTGCATTAA